The following are encoded in a window of Rhodothermales bacterium genomic DNA:
- a CDS encoding putative C-S lyase produces MNFDFDEIIDRNNTNAAARDGFRGYLFDGDDFAMPCEDHEVVAMWVADMAFASAPAAIDAMRERIDHPVFGYTAVFDDQLFDAYRDWCVEHYDWKPERDHFLTSPGVVPALYDLVEHILQPDEKVLTLTPAYGHFKNACDHHGIELVTSGLVADAAGWYSIDFDDLEAKLADPKMRLFFLCHPHNPTGRVWTDDELRQMGELCLANGVIVVSDEIHCDLLRHGVSHTPMAKLFPDSDQIITAMSSSKTFNLAGLGSAIVLIPDENIRNVWQDRNSPLINPVSMAAVAGCFRNGEEWRNQLRTYLDANFAYVKDVLSTQLPDAVFQIPESTYLAWIDLSHYFDADINLTRFFAEHGGVLLEGGDMFIADADGCIRVNLACPRATLTDGLNRIIAAVPSRTSSLA; encoded by the coding sequence ATCGCAACAACACCAACGCCGCAGCGCGCGACGGCTTTCGTGGGTATCTCTTTGACGGGGATGACTTTGCGATGCCATGCGAGGATCACGAAGTCGTCGCCATGTGGGTCGCGGACATGGCATTTGCGTCGGCGCCGGCGGCAATCGATGCAATGAGGGAACGGATCGACCACCCGGTCTTTGGTTACACGGCGGTCTTCGACGATCAGCTCTTCGACGCCTATCGGGACTGGTGTGTCGAGCACTACGACTGGAAACCGGAGCGAGATCACTTCCTCACGTCACCGGGCGTCGTCCCTGCGCTGTACGACCTGGTCGAGCACATTCTTCAGCCGGATGAGAAGGTGTTGACCCTGACGCCTGCCTATGGCCACTTCAAGAACGCCTGCGATCATCACGGCATCGAGCTGGTCACATCGGGGTTGGTGGCAGACGCAGCCGGTTGGTACTCGATCGACTTTGACGATCTCGAAGCGAAACTTGCCGATCCGAAAATGCGGCTCTTCTTCCTGTGTCACCCCCACAATCCGACCGGTCGCGTCTGGACAGACGATGAACTGCGTCAGATGGGGGAGTTGTGCCTGGCGAACGGGGTGATCGTCGTCAGCGATGAGATTCACTGTGACCTGTTGCGGCATGGGGTCAGCCATACACCGATGGCGAAGTTGTTCCCGGACTCCGATCAAATCATCACCGCGATGTCGTCGAGCAAAACGTTCAATCTGGCGGGACTTGGCAGCGCCATCGTGCTCATCCCCGATGAGAACATCAGGAACGTCTGGCAGGACCGCAACTCGCCCTTGATCAATCCGGTGAGCATGGCAGCGGTCGCCGGCTGCTTTCGCAACGGTGAAGAATGGCGCAACCAGCTGCGGACCTATCTGGACGCGAACTTCGCCTACGTAAAGGATGTCCTGAGTACGCAGCTGCCAGACGCGGTCTTCCAGATTCCGGAGTCCACCTACCTTGCCTGGATCGACCTGAGTCACTACTTCGACGCCGATATCAACCTGACTCGTTTCTTCGCCGAACACGGGGGAGTACTGCTGGAGGGTGGTGACATGTTCATCGCTGATGCCGACGGGTGTATTCGCGTAAATCTGGCCTGCCCCCGTGCGACGCTGACGGACGGCCTGAATCGAATCATCGCCGCAGTTCCCAGCCGCACCTCGTCATTGGCGTGA